One window from the genome of Streptomyces cadmiisoli encodes:
- a CDS encoding PASTA domain-containing protein, with the protein MRITPKTPEVRVPKFVGLMAMDAREAAESHGVHLTAPDRPDFHLAVVDYVVRQYPQPGVEVPRGAVVSVWFDFADGEGGGGAGVREPRLPRPPGGGMQRELDAPGDAFEVIR; encoded by the coding sequence GTGCGCATAACACCCAAGACGCCCGAAGTGCGCGTACCGAAGTTCGTCGGACTGATGGCGATGGACGCCCGCGAGGCGGCCGAGTCGCACGGGGTCCATCTGACCGCGCCCGACCGGCCCGACTTCCATCTCGCCGTCGTCGACTACGTCGTACGGCAGTACCCGCAGCCCGGCGTCGAGGTGCCGCGCGGCGCCGTCGTCTCCGTGTGGTTCGACTTCGCGGACGGCGAGGGCGGCGGAGGCGCGGGCGTGCGCGAACCGCGTCTGCCGAGGCCGCCCGGCGGCGGAATGCAGCGCGAACTGGACGCGCCCGGGGACGCCTTCGAGGTGATCCGGTGA
- a CDS encoding demethylmenaquinone methyltransferase — protein sequence MTRASLNKQPHEVASMFDDVAERYDLTNDVLSLGQDRVWRKEVARAVDARPAQRILDLAAGTATSSLPFARTGAYVVPCDFSLGMLQVGKRKHPWLPLTAGDATRLPFGDDVFDAVTISFGLRNVQDTDAALREMYRVTKPGGRVVICEFSHPTWAPFRTVYTEYLMRALPPVARTVSSNPDAYVYLAESIRAWPDQPALAERLGKAGWSKVAWRNLTGGVVALHRGFKES from the coding sequence GTGACCCGCGCTTCCCTGAACAAGCAGCCGCACGAAGTCGCCTCGATGTTCGACGACGTCGCGGAACGGTACGACCTGACCAACGACGTACTGTCGCTAGGCCAGGACCGGGTGTGGCGCAAGGAGGTCGCCAGGGCCGTCGACGCCCGGCCCGCGCAGAGAATCCTGGACCTGGCCGCCGGCACGGCCACCTCCTCGCTGCCCTTCGCCCGCACGGGCGCCTACGTCGTCCCCTGCGACTTCTCCCTCGGCATGCTCCAGGTCGGCAAGCGCAAGCACCCCTGGCTGCCGCTGACGGCCGGCGACGCGACCCGGCTGCCCTTCGGGGACGACGTCTTCGACGCCGTCACCATCTCCTTCGGGCTGCGCAACGTGCAGGACACGGACGCGGCGCTGCGCGAGATGTACCGGGTGACCAAGCCGGGCGGCCGCGTGGTGATCTGCGAGTTCTCGCATCCGACCTGGGCGCCGTTCCGGACCGTCTACACCGAGTACCTGATGCGGGCGCTCCCGCCGGTCGCGCGGACGGTGTCGTCGAACCCCGACGCCTACGTCTACCTCGCCGAGTCCATCCGCGCCTGGCCCGACCAGCCCGCGCTGGCCGAGCGGCTGGGCAAGGCCGGCTGGTCGAAGGTCGCCTGGCGGAACCTGACCGGCGGAGTGGTCGCCCTGCACCGGGGCTTCAAGGAGAGCTGA
- a CDS encoding imidazolonepropionase-like domain-containing protein has product MLTIHADARGDALAVRGEWIAAAGPLTELVEAHPGARVRQWPGILTPGLVNAYGPELLEGAYHPDPREADALGTAPLTGAALAGLPMDEARWGASARRGIQRMLAHGTVAVAGELTRRTVLAAVRRSGIGVVGRIGAPGGVPALDPFAAGEPADFAPVRQSGSAARFAVFDVRDEAELAERGAKTCVATIVAGRLVHRRR; this is encoded by the coding sequence TTGCTGACGATTCACGCGGACGCCAGGGGCGATGCCCTCGCCGTCCGGGGCGAGTGGATCGCCGCCGCCGGGCCGCTGACGGAACTGGTCGAGGCGCATCCCGGGGCGCGGGTGCGACAGTGGCCCGGCATCCTCACCCCGGGCCTGGTCAACGCGTACGGGCCCGAGCTGCTGGAGGGGGCCTACCATCCGGACCCGCGCGAGGCCGACGCGCTCGGCACGGCACCGCTGACCGGCGCCGCGCTCGCCGGGCTCCCCATGGACGAGGCCCGCTGGGGGGCCAGCGCGCGGCGCGGCATACAGCGCATGCTCGCGCACGGCACGGTCGCGGTGGCGGGCGAGCTGACCCGTCGCACCGTGCTGGCGGCGGTGCGCCGCTCCGGGATCGGCGTGGTGGGCAGGATCGGCGCACCTGGCGGTGTGCCTGCCCTCGATCCCTTCGCGGCCGGCGAACCGGCCGACTTCGCACCCGTCCGCCAGAGCGGTTCGGCCGCGCGGTTCGCGGTGTTCGACGTACGGGACGAGGCGGAACTGGCCGAACGCGGCGCAAAAACCTGCGTGGCGACGATCGTGGCCGGCCGCCTGGTACACAGACGACGCTAG
- the mqnC gene encoding cyclic dehypoxanthinyl futalosine synthase — protein MTEKADLQSVLDRAAAGGRISPEEALDLYRDAPLHALGSAADAARRLRYAGVEHIATYIIERNINYTNVCVTACKFCAFYAPPKDRAKGWTRDLDDILRRCAETVELGGTQIMFQGGHHPDYGVEYYEQHFSAIKKDFPQLVIHSLGASEVEHMARISKVSVEEAIGRIHAAGLDSFAGAGAELLPERPRKAIAPLKESGERWLEIMETAHGLGVESTSTMLMGTGETNAERIEHLRMIRDVQDRTGGFRAFIPYLYQPQNNHLKGRTQATIFEYLRMIAVARLFFDNVAHIQGSWLTTGKDAGQLTLHYGADDLGSIMLEENVVSAAGAKHRSNLLEMIEMIRTAGRVPAQRSTTYEHLVVHDDPANDPVDDRVMSHISSTAIEGGTAHPELKLLSAN, from the coding sequence GTGACCGAGAAGGCCGACCTCCAGTCCGTTCTCGACCGTGCCGCCGCGGGTGGGCGGATCTCCCCCGAGGAAGCGCTCGACCTCTACCGTGACGCGCCCCTGCACGCGCTGGGTTCCGCCGCCGACGCCGCCCGCCGGCTCCGGTACGCCGGTGTGGAGCACATCGCGACGTACATCATCGAGCGGAACATCAACTACACCAACGTGTGTGTCACGGCGTGCAAGTTCTGCGCGTTCTACGCCCCGCCGAAGGACCGGGCGAAGGGCTGGACGCGCGACCTGGACGACATCCTGCGCCGCTGCGCGGAGACCGTCGAGCTGGGCGGCACGCAGATCATGTTCCAGGGCGGCCACCACCCGGACTACGGCGTCGAGTACTACGAGCAGCACTTCTCGGCGATCAAGAAGGACTTCCCGCAGCTCGTCATCCACAGCCTGGGGGCGAGCGAGGTCGAGCACATGGCGCGGATCAGCAAGGTGTCCGTGGAGGAGGCCATCGGCCGGATCCACGCCGCCGGGCTGGACTCCTTCGCCGGCGCCGGCGCCGAGCTGCTGCCCGAGCGGCCCCGCAAGGCCATCGCCCCGCTCAAGGAGAGCGGCGAGCGCTGGCTGGAGATCATGGAGACCGCGCACGGCCTCGGCGTCGAGTCGACGTCCACCATGCTGATGGGCACCGGCGAGACCAACGCCGAGCGGATCGAGCACCTGCGGATGATCCGTGACGTGCAGGACCGCACGGGCGGCTTCCGCGCCTTCATCCCGTACCTGTACCAGCCGCAGAACAACCATCTGAAGGGCCGCACGCAGGCCACCATCTTCGAGTACCTGCGGATGATCGCGGTCGCCCGCCTCTTCTTCGACAACGTGGCGCACATCCAGGGCTCCTGGCTGACCACCGGCAAGGACGCCGGCCAGCTCACCCTGCACTACGGCGCGGACGACCTCGGCTCGATCATGCTGGAGGAGAACGTCGTCTCGGCGGCCGGCGCCAAGCACCGCTCCAACCTGCTGGAAATGATCGAGATGATCCGTACGGCGGGCCGGGTGCCGGCCCAGCGCTCCACCACGTACGAGCACCTCGTCGTCCACGACGACCCGGCGAACGACCCCGTCGACGACCGGGTGATGTCGCACATCTCGTCCACCGCGATCGAGGGCGGCACGGCTCACCCCGAGCTGAAGCTGCTCAGCGCCAACTGA
- a CDS encoding prepilin peptidase, whose protein sequence is MSAALLITAAALWGAAAGALLPRAAYRLSVPSEEDWRERCPGGHPIRGWLGRARCARCPADTASYGPGGALLGSALLAAVTAVLCGALAAVTGARPELGVWLAAVPVGVLLAVVDLRVRRLPDVLTLPLGAAVVLLLGVAALLPGHAGDWPTALLAALALGTGYFVLFLVNPAGMGFGDVKLALAAGAALGWYGWSGVLFGTFAGFLLGALYGGALVVVRKAGRKTAIPFGPFLLAGAWAGLLVGAA, encoded by the coding sequence ATGAGCGCGGCGCTGCTGATCACGGCCGCCGCGCTCTGGGGTGCCGCGGCGGGCGCGCTGCTGCCGCGGGCCGCGTACCGCCTGTCCGTGCCGTCCGAGGAGGACTGGCGGGAGCGATGCCCCGGCGGGCACCCGATCCGCGGCTGGCTCGGGCGGGCCCGGTGCGCGCGGTGCCCGGCCGACACCGCGTCGTACGGCCCCGGCGGTGCGCTCCTCGGCAGCGCGCTCCTCGCGGCGGTGACCGCCGTGCTGTGCGGCGCCCTCGCCGCCGTCACCGGCGCCCGGCCCGAACTCGGCGTGTGGCTGGCGGCCGTGCCGGTCGGGGTGCTGCTCGCGGTCGTCGACCTGAGGGTGCGCCGGCTGCCCGACGTGCTCACCCTGCCGCTCGGGGCGGCCGTCGTGCTGCTGCTGGGCGTGGCCGCGCTGTTGCCGGGGCACGCGGGCGACTGGCCGACCGCCCTGCTCGCCGCCCTCGCGCTGGGCACCGGCTACTTCGTGCTGTTCCTCGTCAACCCGGCCGGCATGGGCTTCGGCGATGTGAAGCTGGCGCTCGCCGCGGGCGCCGCCCTCGGCTGGTACGGCTGGTCCGGCGTGCTGTTCGGCACCTTCGCCGGGTTCCTGCTGGGCGCGCTGTACGGCGGCGCCCTCGTCGTCGTGCGGAAGGCCGGGCGCAAGACGGCGATTCCGTTCGGGCCGTTCCTGCTCGCCGGGGCCTGGGCCGGGCTGCTCGTCGGCGCGGCCTGA
- a CDS encoding BTAD domain-containing putative transcriptional regulator — protein sequence MPRRRTPSSTGSSSANPPGPRNRTPQPVRVRRRTFGDVVKAFLALVALVGLLVGVPFALASQVGWPLPSEAPSLAWLEQEITVGTFLDILAFVVWLAWAQFTACVLVEVKAALSGVGVPGRVPGAGPSQLLARQLVAALLLVGATAASFTPGLSQLGQSLEGNRSGTVAAAQQTPGLFAQQQEQAAHTAAALAEQASNVAAQADDGSAAERGDTKYYRIQPPEGRHHDSLWEVAERHLGDGRRYKEIFELNKDRVQPDGSRLSEASLIRPGWIMEMPGDAVGGELVELPDEAPDVSPDVQQQINEYAGTGDRAQGGGQQGGGQQDAGSSHVSVPEQPPAADRPATHQERPEQHAAAPAAESGRPFGLPEALLGAPLLAAGLLGALGHRRRQALWQSAIGAVGGRRGMEPPTPTGDALDVQDALLVGADPEGVRLLDLSLRGLAASLAAESRPLPTVYAAWLSNGDLHLQLAQPAGKPPAPWQLGQDQTFWLLARSDTERYEDVDTAAPYPGLVSLGTMDDSRLLLNLEAVPGIVSLSGREADRAAVFASVAAELATNGWSDRMTITLVGFGEDLTPLAPNRLRHLDGIDDLIEAMEAETRQRRGALGAAGHDSVLTGRTGPAQHTRWAPHLVLLATEPSADEAVRLAELAADAGRLGIGYLVGTDSAELPGAAWEMEITAAGKLVAPLLGLELDAQSLPPAQQRAVVELFVDADPERGPDGPGTAPPFLVDVSEQGRPAVYARLVGSYEIIGLETPDGERSALLHEALALLLLHREGVHPRVLASALWPRGVTDDVREALLERLRDWLGADPDGSSRLRTDATGRLTLAKSVVSDLDVLRSLYHEATQGKGVDNRAVRGRLLTDALVLVRGPLLADRPEDRYRWLTHEIIDAQLPLLVADIGLALSAFHLEKDRAEKAIEALDASLRTAPADERLWHELLRATHSTDDTARLRALAADLLDRSGARGLPPRTEALLDELLPAWRDGVAAAG from the coding sequence ATGCCGCGACGCCGTACTCCAAGCTCGACGGGAAGCTCATCGGCGAACCCGCCGGGTCCGAGGAACCGGACCCCGCAGCCCGTGCGGGTGCGGCGGCGTACGTTCGGGGACGTCGTGAAGGCGTTCCTCGCCCTGGTCGCCCTCGTCGGACTCCTCGTCGGTGTGCCGTTCGCGCTCGCGTCACAGGTCGGGTGGCCGCTGCCGAGCGAGGCGCCGAGCCTGGCCTGGCTGGAGCAGGAGATCACCGTCGGGACCTTCCTCGACATCCTCGCCTTCGTCGTCTGGCTGGCCTGGGCCCAGTTCACCGCCTGCGTGCTCGTCGAGGTGAAGGCCGCGCTGTCCGGCGTCGGCGTCCCGGGCCGGGTGCCCGGCGCAGGGCCGAGCCAGCTGCTGGCCCGGCAACTCGTCGCCGCGCTGCTGCTCGTCGGCGCCACCGCGGCCAGTTTCACCCCGGGCCTGTCCCAGCTCGGGCAGAGCCTGGAGGGGAACCGGTCGGGCACCGTCGCCGCCGCCCAGCAGACGCCGGGGCTGTTCGCCCAGCAGCAGGAGCAGGCGGCGCACACCGCCGCCGCCCTCGCCGAGCAGGCGTCGAACGTCGCCGCGCAGGCCGACGACGGCAGCGCGGCCGAGCGGGGCGACACGAAGTACTACCGGATCCAGCCGCCCGAGGGGCGCCACCACGACTCCCTCTGGGAGGTCGCCGAACGGCACCTGGGCGACGGACGCCGGTACAAGGAGATCTTCGAGCTCAACAAGGACCGTGTGCAGCCCGACGGTTCGCGGCTGTCCGAGGCCAGCCTGATCCGGCCCGGCTGGATCATGGAGATGCCCGGCGACGCGGTCGGCGGCGAACTGGTCGAGCTGCCCGACGAGGCGCCGGACGTCTCGCCCGACGTGCAGCAGCAGATCAACGAGTACGCCGGGACCGGGGACCGGGCGCAGGGCGGCGGACAGCAGGGCGGCGGACAGCAGGACGCCGGTTCCTCCCACGTGTCCGTGCCCGAGCAGCCGCCCGCCGCCGACCGGCCCGCGACGCACCAGGAGCGGCCCGAGCAGCACGCCGCCGCCCCGGCCGCCGAGTCCGGCCGTCCCTTCGGTCTGCCCGAGGCCCTCCTCGGCGCCCCCCTCCTCGCCGCCGGCCTCCTCGGCGCCCTCGGGCACCGGCGCCGGCAGGCCCTGTGGCAGTCCGCGATCGGAGCCGTCGGCGGCCGGCGCGGCATGGAACCGCCCACGCCGACCGGTGACGCCCTGGACGTGCAGGACGCGCTGCTCGTGGGCGCCGACCCCGAGGGCGTACGCCTGCTGGACCTGTCGCTGCGCGGGCTCGCCGCGTCGCTGGCCGCCGAGTCCAGGCCGCTGCCGACCGTGTACGCGGCCTGGCTGAGCAACGGCGACCTGCACCTCCAGCTCGCGCAGCCGGCCGGCAAGCCGCCGGCGCCCTGGCAGCTCGGGCAGGACCAGACGTTCTGGCTGCTGGCCAGGAGCGACACCGAGCGGTACGAGGACGTCGACACGGCCGCCCCCTACCCCGGCCTCGTCAGCCTCGGCACCATGGACGACTCCCGTCTGCTGCTCAACCTGGAGGCCGTGCCCGGCATCGTCTCCCTGAGCGGCCGCGAGGCCGACCGGGCCGCCGTCTTCGCGTCGGTCGCGGCCGAACTGGCCACCAACGGCTGGTCGGACCGCATGACGATCACCCTCGTCGGCTTCGGCGAGGACCTGACGCCGCTCGCGCCCAACCGGCTCCGCCACCTCGACGGCATCGACGACCTGATCGAGGCGATGGAGGCCGAGACCCGGCAGCGGCGCGGCGCGCTGGGCGCCGCCGGACACGACAGTGTCCTCACCGGCCGCACGGGCCCCGCCCAGCACACCCGCTGGGCCCCGCACCTGGTGCTGCTCGCCACCGAACCGTCCGCCGACGAAGCGGTCCGGCTCGCCGAACTCGCCGCCGACGCCGGCCGTCTCGGCATCGGCTACCTGGTCGGCACCGACAGCGCCGAACTGCCCGGCGCCGCCTGGGAGATGGAGATCACCGCGGCCGGCAAGCTGGTCGCCCCGCTCCTCGGTCTCGAACTCGACGCGCAGTCGCTGCCGCCGGCGCAGCAGCGCGCCGTCGTCGAGCTGTTCGTCGACGCCGACCCCGAGCGCGGTCCCGACGGGCCGGGCACCGCCCCGCCGTTCCTCGTCGACGTCAGCGAGCAGGGCCGGCCCGCGGTGTACGCGCGGCTGGTGGGGTCGTACGAGATCATCGGCCTGGAGACCCCGGACGGCGAGCGCAGCGCCCTGCTGCACGAGGCGCTCGCGCTGCTGCTGCTGCACCGGGAGGGCGTGCACCCCCGGGTGCTGGCCTCCGCGCTGTGGCCGCGCGGCGTCACCGACGACGTGCGGGAAGCGCTGCTGGAGCGGTTGCGCGACTGGCTCGGCGCCGACCCGGACGGCAGCTCCCGGCTGCGCACCGACGCCACCGGGCGGCTCACGCTCGCCAAGTCGGTCGTCTCCGACCTGGACGTCCTGCGCTCGCTCTACCACGAGGCCACGCAGGGCAAGGGCGTCGACAACCGCGCCGTACGCGGGCGGCTGCTGACGGACGCGCTGGTGCTGGTGCGCGGCCCGCTGCTGGCCGACCGGCCCGAGGACCGCTACCGCTGGCTCACCCACGAGATCATCGACGCCCAACTCCCGCTGCTGGTGGCGGACATCGGGCTCGCGCTGTCCGCGTTCCACCTGGAGAAGGACCGCGCGGAAAAGGCCATCGAAGCGCTCGACGCTTCGCTGCGCACGGCCCCCGCCGACGAGCGGCTGTGGCACGAGCTGCTGCGCGCCACGCACAGCACCGATGACACCGCCCGGCTCCGGGCGCTCGCCGCGGACCTGCTCGACCGCAGTGGCGCCCGCGGACTGCCGCCGCGCACCGAGGCCCTGCTCGACGAGCTGCTGCCGGCCTGGCGCGACGGCGTGGCCGCGGCGGGATGA
- a CDS encoding ATP-binding protein gives MSECDIDTAPWEYTLHIPHDPRSVTVCRRTLRVILTMHGLIRLCDTAELLATELVANAVLHTKGPAALRVGWAAGVLRIGAWDADPAPPDPPASLDALTDAEGGRGLGLVRACADLWGWQPSAREGNRGKYVWCDLAAA, from the coding sequence ATGTCCGAGTGCGACATCGACACCGCCCCCTGGGAGTACACCCTCCACATCCCGCACGACCCCCGATCCGTCACCGTCTGCCGCCGGACCCTTCGGGTGATCCTCACCATGCACGGCCTGATCCGGCTCTGCGACACCGCCGAGTTGCTCGCCACGGAACTGGTCGCCAATGCCGTGCTCCATACGAAAGGACCCGCGGCCCTGCGGGTGGGCTGGGCGGCGGGGGTGTTACGGATCGGCGCGTGGGACGCGGACCCCGCGCCGCCGGACCCGCCGGCGTCGCTGGACGCGCTGACCGACGCCGAGGGGGGACGCGGTCTGGGCCTTGTCCGCGCCTGCGCCGACCTATGGGGCTGGCAGCCGTCGGCCAGGGAGGGCAATCGCGGCAAGTACGTGTGGTGCGACCTGGCCGCGGCGTAG
- a CDS encoding helix-turn-helix domain-containing protein encodes MTRRQQPTARQVRLGAELRKLREAAGLKAREAATLLGTDSAQMSQIESGFAGVSEARVRQLAAHYACTDPDLITALAVMATDRTRGWWEEYRGQLPTPFLDIAELEHHATHRLDVEMLNIPGLLQTEQYARGVFSYRVPELPHPDLELRVQHRLRRKSAIQGPAPIPYEAVIHEAALRIRVGGRAAAHDQLTHILELSEADHITVRVIPFHLDDFAGAWCALMYAGGGVPKLDTAVRDAPHGTALIDSEAQLGAFRTLFRKVEAASLDAKPSRDFIHRLTREL; translated from the coding sequence ATGACGCGCAGGCAGCAGCCCACCGCTCGCCAAGTTCGTCTGGGCGCCGAACTGCGCAAACTGCGCGAGGCCGCCGGGCTCAAGGCACGGGAGGCAGCCACCCTGCTCGGTACGGACTCGGCCCAGATGAGTCAGATCGAGTCTGGTTTCGCGGGCGTGAGCGAGGCACGCGTGCGGCAACTCGCCGCCCACTATGCGTGCACCGATCCCGATTTGATCACCGCCCTGGCGGTCATGGCGACGGATCGAACCCGTGGATGGTGGGAGGAGTACCGAGGCCAACTGCCGACACCGTTCCTGGACATCGCCGAGCTGGAGCACCACGCCACGCACCGCCTCGACGTCGAGATGCTGAACATCCCCGGCCTGCTCCAGACCGAGCAGTACGCTCGCGGCGTCTTCTCGTACCGCGTGCCCGAACTCCCGCACCCGGACCTCGAACTACGCGTCCAGCATCGGCTGCGTCGGAAGTCCGCAATCCAGGGCCCCGCCCCGATCCCGTACGAAGCGGTGATCCACGAGGCCGCACTGCGTATCCGCGTCGGCGGCCGGGCCGCAGCACACGATCAGCTCACGCACATCCTGGAACTTTCCGAGGCCGACCACATCACCGTGCGCGTGATCCCCTTCCACCTCGACGACTTCGCCGGAGCCTGGTGCGCCCTGATGTACGCGGGCGGCGGAGTACCGAAGCTGGACACCGCCGTCCGGGACGCGCCCCACGGCACGGCCCTCATCGACTCCGAGGCGCAACTCGGTGCGTTTCGAACGCTTTTCCGTAAGGTGGAGGCTGCGTCACTCGATGCAAAGCCGTCGCGTGACTTCATCCACCGCTTGACCAGGGAGCTGTGA
- a CDS encoding DUF397 domain-containing protein codes for MTTTPAIWRTSSYSGGGDGNNCVEVAQLPTRTAVRDSKRPTHGTLTFPTETFTAFLGSLKADAR; via the coding sequence ATGACAACCACCCCCGCCATATGGCGAACGTCCTCCTATTCCGGTGGTGGAGACGGAAACAACTGCGTCGAAGTCGCCCAACTCCCCACCCGCACAGCCGTCCGCGACTCCAAACGCCCCACCCACGGCACCCTCACCTTCCCCACCGAAACCTTCACCGCGTTCCTCGGTAGCCTCAAGGCCGACGCTCGATAG
- a CDS encoding putative T7SS-secreted protein, translating to MSHRPTDWHVLDLDRDPTPGDPQRVRRLAGVLHDFADDVADALRDLKGLAKEDEILSWAGKTAAVFAEEFADAPKKLRKLKKSYDLAGDALASFWPDLQDAQEKADRALRDGRKAREELTTAQSALSAAADGVRTATEKADSYDPARNGGKGVPVPDEAEVRRATRNAQHAEARRAAAQRNVESAQNALEAARKLAAQARSVREEAARRTVTKLQEASDAGIPNRHWWEEVGDWVTDHWDEIVMVCKWVVTIVGIIVLIVGGPLGWLVFAAALVVLADTIRKVLKGQAGWGDLLWAALDCIPATKGITSLAKLGMLWKAGGLKALGAGFMGGIGGGLKNMANSVRSLQNVRFSTFSMMGKSGWWKADSLRVGPPGRAFDDALPSDIPIYHKDGATAIGYDPATLRNFDVAQRLPGYQDVIIHGTRDGRMVAGEANRAGARAGGHDINPNHVLDTINRIPGYNGEPIRMLTCHSGAAQPHVIQEMANSLGVPVKAPTDAVGVPSFGEGPFTPHIKDGGVWLTFLPMV from the coding sequence GTGTCCCACAGGCCGACGGACTGGCATGTGCTCGACCTGGACAGGGATCCGACCCCCGGTGATCCGCAGCGTGTCCGCAGACTCGCCGGGGTTCTGCACGACTTCGCCGACGACGTGGCCGACGCGCTGCGCGATCTCAAAGGGCTGGCGAAGGAGGACGAGATCCTCTCCTGGGCCGGCAAGACGGCCGCCGTGTTCGCCGAGGAGTTCGCGGACGCGCCCAAGAAGCTGCGGAAGCTGAAGAAGTCCTACGACCTCGCGGGCGACGCTCTCGCCTCGTTCTGGCCGGACCTCCAGGACGCACAGGAGAAGGCGGACCGGGCCCTGCGCGACGGCCGGAAAGCGCGTGAGGAACTGACCACCGCGCAGTCCGCGCTGTCGGCAGCCGCTGACGGGGTGCGGACGGCGACGGAGAAGGCCGACTCCTATGATCCGGCGAGGAACGGTGGCAAGGGCGTCCCCGTACCGGACGAGGCCGAGGTCCGCCGCGCCACCCGCAACGCCCAGCACGCCGAGGCCCGCCGGGCGGCGGCCCAGAGGAACGTCGAGAGCGCGCAGAACGCCTTGGAGGCGGCCAGGAAACTCGCCGCGCAGGCAAGGTCCGTGCGCGAGGAGGCGGCCCGCCGCACGGTCACGAAGCTCCAGGAGGCCTCCGACGCCGGCATCCCCAACCGGCACTGGTGGGAGGAGGTGGGCGACTGGGTCACCGACCACTGGGACGAGATCGTCATGGTCTGCAAATGGGTCGTGACCATCGTCGGCATCATCGTGCTGATCGTCGGCGGCCCGCTGGGCTGGCTCGTCTTCGCGGCGGCGCTGGTCGTCCTCGCCGACACGATACGAAAAGTGCTGAAGGGCCAGGCGGGTTGGGGAGATCTCCTCTGGGCGGCGCTCGACTGCATACCCGCGACCAAGGGGATCACGAGCCTCGCCAAACTGGGAATGCTGTGGAAAGCGGGCGGCCTCAAGGCCCTCGGCGCCGGATTCATGGGCGGGATCGGCGGCGGCCTGAAGAACATGGCGAACAGTGTCCGGTCCCTGCAGAACGTCCGTTTCTCCACTTTCAGCATGATGGGGAAGAGCGGCTGGTGGAAAGCCGACTCGCTGCGTGTCGGACCGCCCGGCAGAGCCTTCGATGACGCACTCCCCTCGGACATTCCGATCTATCACAAGGACGGCGCCACGGCGATCGGCTACGACCCTGCGACCCTCAGGAACTTCGATGTCGCGCAGCGGCTGCCCGGATATCAGGACGTCATCATTCACGGCACGAGAGACGGTCGAATGGTCGCCGGCGAGGCCAACCGTGCAGGCGCGAGGGCGGGTGGCCACGACATCAATCCCAACCATGTCCTTGATACAATAAACCGGATTCCGGGATACAACGGCGAGCCCATCAGAATGCTTACCTGTCATTCAGGGGCCGCTCAGCCTCACGTGATCCAGGAGATGGCCAACTCTCTGGGAGTACCGGTCAAGGCGCCGACCGACGCGGTGGGTGTCCCCAGCTTCGGAGAAGGCCCCTTCACGCCCCACATCAAGGACGGTGGCGTCTGGCTCACCTTCCTGCCCATGGTCTGA
- a CDS encoding pilus assembly protein TadG-related protein: MKDVVRAWWACRRAALSDRGSGAGAVIIFALVFLSLSAFVIDGGLSISKRERAADIAEQAARYAAQDIDLEALYDDEGGPAPINYENCDARVKNFAREMDMTGADIAASHCVAADGDQVEVEIQLTYSPVFTGMFYGGDVTVRGQAVAENQVG; encoded by the coding sequence GTGAAGGACGTCGTACGCGCCTGGTGGGCCTGCCGCCGGGCGGCCCTGAGCGACCGCGGCTCCGGTGCCGGCGCGGTCATCATCTTCGCCCTGGTCTTCCTGTCGCTGTCCGCGTTCGTCATCGACGGCGGCCTGTCCATCTCCAAGCGGGAGCGGGCGGCCGACATCGCGGAGCAGGCCGCCCGGTACGCGGCCCAGGACATCGACCTCGAAGCCCTCTACGACGACGAGGGCGGCCCGGCGCCGATCAACTACGAGAACTGCGACGCCCGGGTGAAGAACTTCGCCCGCGAGATGGACATGACCGGCGCCGACATCGCGGCGAGCCACTGTGTGGCGGCCGACGGCGATCAGGTGGAGGTCGAGATCCAGCTGACGTACTCGCCGGTGTTCACCGGGATGTTCTACGGCGGTGACGTGACCGTCCGCGGACAGGCGGTGGCGGAGAACCAGGTCGGCTGA
- a CDS encoding TadE/TadG family type IV pilus assembly protein, with protein sequence MARALARLRSGARSRMRDREDRGLSTVEVVILAPVMILFILVLVAFGQLVDGRGAIDGAARDAARAGSIQKDHATAMAEARKAAEANLADICAGPVSVRQTSAGFAPDTIFTVEVSCEVRGLAMLGLDIPTTLSASFSSPLDPFRRSA encoded by the coding sequence ATGGCCCGTGCCCTGGCACGTCTCCGTTCCGGTGCCCGGTCCCGGATGCGCGACCGCGAGGACCGGGGTCTGTCGACGGTCGAGGTGGTGATCCTCGCCCCGGTGATGATCCTGTTCATCCTCGTCCTGGTCGCCTTCGGGCAGCTGGTCGACGGGCGGGGCGCGATCGACGGCGCGGCCCGGGACGCGGCCCGCGCGGGCTCCATCCAGAAGGACCACGCGACGGCGATGGCCGAAGCCCGCAAGGCGGCGGAGGCGAACCTGGCGGACATCTGCGCGGGCCCCGTGTCGGTCCGGCAGACCAGTGCCGGTTTCGCGCCCGACACCATCTTCACGGTCGAGGTGAGCTGCGAGGTGCGCGGGCTGGCGATGCTGGGCCTGGACATCCCCACGACGCTGTCGGCCAGCTTCAGCTCGCCGCTGGACCCGTTCCGGAGGTCGGCGTGA